The following are from one region of the Chitinivibrionales bacterium genome:
- a CDS encoding response regulator, which translates to MKNELEVVIVDDEPTVVDILSNFVLIAAPNARIHGFSYPLAARSYILANRVDLLITDHVMPNLDGILLAGATPKHVRKVVVSGYVSKISGEELKDLNAVVIAKPASMKVIVGIVSEEMGKVGI; encoded by the coding sequence ATGAAGAACGAACTCGAAGTGGTGATCGTGGACGACGAACCCACGGTGGTGGACATCCTGAGCAACTTCGTCCTCATTGCCGCACCCAATGCGCGGATACACGGCTTTTCATACCCGCTCGCGGCGCGCAGCTACATCCTGGCCAACCGCGTGGACCTGCTCATCACCGACCACGTCATGCCGAATCTCGACGGGATACTCCTGGCCGGGGCAACGCCGAAACACGTGAGAAAAGTGGTGGTGTCGGGATACGTGTCGAAAATATCCGGGGAAGAACTGAAGGACCTGAACGCGGTGGTGATCGCGAAACCCGCCTCGATGAAGGTGATAGTGGGGATAGTGAGCGAGGAAATGGGGAAGGTGGGGATATGA